One genomic segment of Virgibacillus doumboii includes these proteins:
- a CDS encoding CcdC family protein gives MFWIIASTIVAAFMAVTMIFVRLKASKKPASVKKIILPPLMMSTGAFMFLFPVFRVDWLQILEAIAVGIIFSVFLIKTSKFEIRDNNIYLIPSKSFVLILFGLLFIRIIIKLVIGSTISFGETSGMFFLLAFGMIISWRLAMLYKFKKLEKELEYSKPT, from the coding sequence ATGTTTTGGATAATAGCAAGTACAATAGTTGCAGCTTTTATGGCTGTTACCATGATATTTGTACGCTTGAAGGCATCCAAGAAACCAGCTTCGGTTAAAAAGATAATATTGCCTCCGCTAATGATGAGTACTGGTGCGTTTATGTTCTTATTTCCCGTGTTTCGTGTGGATTGGCTACAGATATTGGAAGCTATTGCAGTCGGGATTATTTTTTCAGTTTTTCTGATTAAAACTTCCAAGTTTGAAATAAGAGATAACAACATATATTTAATTCCATCGAAGTCATTTGTATTAATTTTATTTGGATTATTATTTATCAGGATCATCATAAAGCTGGTTATTGGCTCAACGATTTCCTTTGGAGAGACAAGTGGTATGTTCTTTCTGCTGGCATTTGGCATGATTATCTCGTGGAGACTGGCAATGCTTTATAAGTTTAAAAAGCT
- a CDS encoding response regulator has protein sequence MARILIVDDANFMRVTLGSIVKKERHEVIGEAQNGEEAIKLYKEMKPDLVTMDITMPIMNGIDAIKEIMKIDSEAKIVVCSAMGQQKVVVEAIELGAKDFVVKPFDENRVLETINRVLHEFEQIG, from the coding sequence ATGGCGAGAATACTTATTGTTGATGATGCGAATTTTATGCGGGTCACTTTAGGATCAATAGTAAAAAAAGAGAGACATGAAGTTATTGGAGAGGCGCAAAACGGTGAAGAGGCAATTAAACTTTACAAAGAAATGAAGCCGGATCTTGTCACGATGGACATCACTATGCCGATAATGAACGGGATTGATGCAATCAAGGAAATTATGAAGATTGATTCAGAGGCTAAAATAGTTGTTTGTTCCGCGATGGGACAGCAAAAAGTAGTAGTGGAAGCAATCGAGCTTGGGGCTAAAGATTTTGTTGTAAAACCGTTTGATGAAAACCGGGTACTGGAGACTATTAATCGTGTTTTACATGAATTTGAGCAAATAGGCTAG
- a CDS encoding Na(+)/H(+) antiporter subunit B, which yields MYKPNDLILRTTTSLIVFILLGFSIYLLLAGHNSPGGGFVGGLMTSSAIVLMYMSYGAEAVEKILPVNYRLLVPFGLILALGTGIGSFLFGEPFLSHTYDYFHVPIFGELELATAMLFDMGVYFTVLGVTITIILAIANDR from the coding sequence ATGTACAAACCGAATGATCTTATATTACGAACAACAACATCATTGATTGTTTTTATTCTGTTGGGCTTTTCCATATATTTGCTACTGGCAGGACACAATTCACCAGGCGGTGGATTTGTAGGTGGACTGATGACTTCTTCAGCAATTGTATTAATGTACATGTCATACGGAGCAGAGGCAGTTGAGAAAATATTGCCTGTAAATTATCGTTTGTTAGTACCTTTCGGGTTAATACTGGCCCTGGGTACAGGTATTGGTTCCTTTCTTTTTGGTGAACCTTTCCTATCCCATACATACGACTACTTTCACGTCCCCATTTTTGGTGAACTTGAACTTGCAACCGCAATGTTATTTGACATGGGAGTATATTTTACAGTTTTAGGGGTAACAATTACGATTATTTTGGCAATTGCAAATGATCGATAA